One part of the bacterium genome encodes these proteins:
- a CDS encoding NAD(P)-binding domain-containing protein — MLLEKIQNRTAQIGIIGLGYVGLPLVREFHRSGFQVTGFDVDQTKVDALKSGRSYIRHIPSEMIGGMIADGRFQATTDFSRLTEQDAIVICVPTPLNVNREPDMSYVFGTTRTIARYLKKGQLVVLESTTYPGTTDEDMRAILENTDLHAGYDFYLAFSPEREDPNNSKY, encoded by the coding sequence ATGCTACTTGAAAAAATTCAGAACCGGACAGCTCAAATAGGGATTATCGGTCTTGGCTATGTCGGCCTGCCCCTGGTCAGAGAGTTTCATCGAAGCGGTTTTCAGGTGACCGGCTTTGATGTGGATCAGACCAAGGTGGATGCGCTGAAATCCGGAAGGAGTTATATCAGGCACATTCCTTCAGAAATGATCGGGGGAATGATTGCTGACGGACGATTTCAGGCCACGACGGATTTTTCCCGATTAACCGAGCAGGATGCGATCGTTATCTGTGTCCCGACCCCTCTCAATGTTAACCGGGAGCCTGATATGTCGTATGTCTTTGGTACAACCAGGACAATCGCCAGATATCTGAAGAAGGGGCAATTGGTTGTTCTGGAAAGTACCACTTATCCGGGGACCACGGATGAAGATATGCGGGCCATTCTGGAAAATACGGACCTTCATGCCGGATATGACTTTTATCTGGCCTTCTCCCCCGAACGGGAGGACCCGAATAATTCCAAATACT